Genomic DNA from Haloplanus aerogenes:
GGCGTTCAGCGCCGACGCCGACGTTTCGCGGTGTGAACGGGTGGCGCCGATGGCCGACCTCGTCACCGATCTGGCGCTCGACGGCCGCTACGGCGAGGCGATGACGGTCAACGGACTGGCGTTCTCGGCCGCACTCGGGTTCCCGACCGACCCCGCGGTCGAGGCGATGCCCCACGTCGACGGCGTGTCGCTCTCGGGCACCGGCCCGAGCGTCGTCGCCGTCGGCGACCGGGACGGACTGGAACGCGTACGCGACCACTGGAGTCAACGGGAGGGAGACACATGGCTAACGACGACACGAACGGACGGCGCACGGGTGATCGAATGAGCGAGAGTGACGCGACCGACGAGATGTCACTGGACGAACTCCGCGAGGAGATCGAGGAGATCGACCGCGAACTCGTCGAACTCATCGCTCGCCGCACCTACGTCGCGGGCACCGTCGCACAGGTGAAAGCGGAGCGCGACCTGCCGACCACCGACGAGTCACAGGAGGCTCGCGTGATGGAGCGCGCAGGGCAGAACGCCGAGACGTTCGACGTGGACGCGAATCTGGTGAAGGCGATTTTCCGCTTGCTCATCGAGTTGAACAAGGTCGAGCAGCGGGAGAGTCGCTAGGGGACGAACGGGCGTTAGAGGACTTCTATCCGCGTATTAGGGGAATGTGGTGTCAGTATTCGATGCCACCTTTCGAATTTGAATTCGACGAGCAGGCGGAAGATCCGACCAAGTCTGTTGCACACGTGGTCACGACGGCCATCACGGTTCGTCAACTAGTACTCTCCACTCCGACTGAAGTCATTCCTCGTCGGTCGGTTCGAGTGGGACTCGTTCTACCTCGACGTCTTCGTAGTCTTTCTCGGAAGAGAGTACGTCCATCCCTCGCGTTTCCGCAGTCGCTGCGTGGAACGCGTCGAATGGCGTCATCCCCTCGTCGTAGTAGTTGACGGCTTTCAGAACTACCTGTTTCTCTTCCTCGTTCCGCACAGGGACGAGTTCGAGCAGGTTCGCCACCAGCGGAACGTAGTCGAACTCGTAGCGTTCCCGGGCCAGGAGGAGTTCGAGATATGAGAACGGTGACGTTTCGATGTCGTATTCGACAATGGCGTCCTCTGCGGAGCCCTGTAACCAATCAGTATCTTTGGCGAGTGCGAGCAAGAAATCGGTCTCGACGTACTCCGTCATCTGTCGCTGCCGGCTTCCTCAGCCTCGTCTTTCGCCTCTGCCTCGATATCCTCTCGAATTTTCTCGACTGATGCATCGTGAAGCTCGCCTGCCGCCTCGCGGACAGCGGCGAGTGGGTCGTCCGCGACCGGAATTAGCTCGATTCTATCCTCGTACATGACTATATGATACTTCTGGCCATATTTCTCGCGCACCTCTTTCGGGATGTACAGCCGTCCCTGCGCATCCGTCTCTGTTGACATAGATAGGGCTACAGTTCCACGGACAAAGAATCTTACCACTAACGTGTGAGTGATGGTTTCCATCGAAGCATCTCAGTAGTGTGTATGGTGGATTTCGTCCTTTTGAACAAGGTCGAACAGCGCGAGAGTCGGTAGCCGGCTCCGTATCGTCTACCGAACAGTTCTGGCACCCGATTCAGCCGAAGTGCGTCCGTCGTATCGAAGGGAAACGACCAGAGAAATCACGTTTCTCACGAACAGAAAGCTGACGACCGTCGTCGGGAGGATTTATGAAGAGTATGCGCCGACTCGCCAAACCTCTCAGAGCTGGAAGTGCTCCAGTTGGAGCCGTTTTAGTCGTCAATATCGTCGAATTCGCGTTGCTTCCCGGTCAGTTTCCGGGGTCGGCATGATTGGAGTATTCGCCCTCGCTGTCATCGGTGTTTTGGCCACGTTGTTCGCAGCGGTTGTGTATCCGTTCAGTCGTTTCTCGCGTACGACATCGAAAGCGCTCGGTACAGTTGGTCTCCTGCTCGTCTCGGGGTCAGTTCCGTTGTATTTCACGTTCGGGTGTGTCTTCTACGGATGTCCGGGCTGAGATATTGTATCGACCGTTGATGGCCTCCCGAAAGCGAACGGACACTCGCTAAAATCCCACGCCAGTCCTGTTCGACCGATGCTTAATCGAGTCCGAGGCTCAGTTTCAATGCGTCGTCCACCTCGTTCATGGTCTCCCCACCGAGACTTCCGGCGACTGAGTGAATCCGCTTTTCGACGGATACGACACGAATTTGGTCGAGACGGATAGAGGAGTCCTTCTCGAACGGAGAGTCGTCTGCTTCGACGAGTACCTCGAAGGGGTAGCCACGGTGCGTCCCAGTTGTGGGCGCGACGATGGTCGTACTGGAATTTCGGTTTCCAACGTCGTTCTGGACGACCACCGCTGGTCGAGTCTTCTTCATCTCGTGTCCCTCGGCAGGATCGAGTCGGACTATGACTACATCACCACGTCGAATCTCCACTCCCTCGCTCATTCATCCAGCCCAGCCCACGCTTCGCCCGACGCCTCGTCCCAGTCCTCGGCCAGCGTTTCCGCACTTTCGGAGGCCTCGCGGTACGCGGCAGCCAGTTCTTCCTCGTCGGGATGGTTGGATTCGACCTCCACGACGGCTACCGTGACGCGTTTGTTTGCGTACTCCGTTCCGAGATAGATGCGACCTCGGTCGTCCGTCTCGTTCGTTCGCAGGTCGTGGGCGTCGACTTTCATCACGTTACCCACTATGACCCACTGTGGGATAACTCTTGCCCACTATTACCCACAACGATTGTTTCGCCTCGAAGTATGATGGATTTCCGCTACGTGAACAGGGTGGAGCAACGAGAGAGTCGGTAGCTCGAAATCCAGCAATACAAGTCGTATGAGGCCTGTTTAGTCCTCAAAATATTCTTCTGATTGCTGTTCTTCGATTCTGGTTCGGTCAAAAACCCATATCCGGCCTCGGTAGCTCCGACGGATGGGGAGTGACGAGAGAACAAGCGTTTTGCACCTGCACTCACATTGTACACACATGAGTTCCGGCTCCGAGAAGAAGCGCGTCCAGTTCCGCGCACCGAGAGGATTGGTGGACCGGGCCGACGCGCTCGCGGCGGTGTTCGAGACGGACCGGACGGACATCCTCATCTCCGCGCTTCGGGAGTACCTGCGAGACGCCGCGCACTCCGACGAGGTGAAACAGGAGATTGCGGACGCCTTCTACGACGACGACATCTCGTTCGAGGAGCTGAAGGACCTCGTCGGTCACGAGGAGGCCGCCAACTTCCGCCTCCTGAAAGAGCAACTGACCGACGAGTTCGTGGACGAAGTCGCGGAGGAACTGGGCGACTCGTAGATGGTGCTGCTCGTCGCCGACACGTCGGCCCTCGTGAGCCTCGGAACCGTAGTAGACAACTCACTGAACCCACTCGACCTCCTCCTCGATTCGCACACCGTGGTCGTCCCAGAACAGGTCGTCACCGAACTCACCGAGACGGCGTCCTACGACGATGCCTCGGGTGAAGCGGCGCAAGCAGTTCTCGACCGTCGCTCCGCGTTCGAGGTACGTTCCGTCGAACTGGACGAGACGTTCCCGCTGGACGACGGCGAGAACGCGGCGGTCACGCTGGCGAACGAGGTAGCCGCCGTGCAACTACTCTGTGACGAGTTCAATCGACTCGCGCTCGTCCACGCCTCGCTGGCCGAGGTCCGACTCGTCACGACACCCAGCCTCCTCACTGCGCTGGTTCGCAACGACGCAATCTCGCCTGACGCTGCCGAGGCGTTCCTGACCGAGATGAGTGATGCTCGCAGTTGGTCGTCGAATTCCTACGTTGCGCGGGCGAAGTCTACGCTTCGACGGCAACGCGATAACGGTTAACCCGATACGAGATGTTGTCGCGTTGAACGAGGTGGCGCAGCAGGAGAGTCAGTGGTCACGAACTCGGCGCAGCTCGCTTCTCGACGAACTCCCGTTCGCCTCACTCCTCGTCAGTCGATTCGACGCTATCCCGAATCACCATCACTTTCACACGCCGCACGCCGTCGAAATCACGAAGCTGGTAGGTCAGTTCGCGGATTCGCGCCGCCGCCCCGCGACAGAACAGCGATTCGAGACACCACTCTCCCTGATGGGTGTGGCTCGTGTTGAGGATCACGTCCTGATACGCGTGCTGCACCGAGTGCAGTTCCGCGATGACCTCGTGGTGGCGGTAGTCGAACGCGACGAGTGCGACCACTTCGCCGCTCGTGGCTTCGAGACGCGAGTGAGACTCGATGTACTCCTGCATCGCTTCTCTGACCGCCCGCGACCGGTTTTCGAGTCCCTGTTCGTGCCACACGCGGTCGAACTCGTCGACGAGGTCGTCGGGGATGTTGAAACTCGTCCGCATAGTCACCGACTCGTCGGTCGGCTACAAGAGTCCCACCGTATGACGATTCCCCCGTTTCGGTATTAACAACCGTTATTGGCGTCGTTCGCGGACGCTCTCACAGGGAGATGTTACACGGCGACGCACTCGGCCTGCTTCTCGGGGCGGTCGCGCTCGGTGCGGTCCACGGCGTCGAGCCGGGTCACGGCTGGCCGGTCGCTGCCTCGTACGCACTCGACCAGACGAACAAGTGGCTGTACGGGTTCGCAGCGAGTTTCATCCTCGGCGTCGGCCATCTCGTCAGCAGTATCGCGATGGTGGGGGCGTTCTTCTACGCGAAAAACTACTTCAGCCTCACGCAGGTCAACGAGCCGATTACGGTGAGCGGTGGCATCCAGATCGGCGGCCCCGTGAGCCTCGTTGCCGGTGTCTTGCTCATCGCGCTCGGGATTCGTGAGTACAGTCACGGGCACTCTCACGGAACTCACGACCACAGCACCCACAGCCACGGCGACAGTGATCACTCACACGACCACGACCATTCTCACGATCACTCACACGACCACGACGAGCATTCCCACGATCACGACGACGATGGGCTGTTCTCCCGATTGAAGGGGTTCGTCCCGTTCGTCGGCGGACATTCCCATTCGCACGCCGACCTCGACGAGGCTGCCGACCGTGGCCTCCTCGGCATCGCGTGGTTCGCGTTCCTGCTCGGCTTCGCACACGAGGAAGAGTTCGAGATTATCGCGCTCTGTGCGGGATCGAACTACTGTCTCGAACTGATGAGTGCGTACGCCATCACCGTCGTCGTCGGTATCGTCGGGCTGACGATGCTGTTGATTGCGGGGTACCAGCACTACGAGGAGCGAGTCGAGCAGTTCACGCCGTATCTACCCGCGTTCTCGGCTGCCGTCCTCGTCGTCATGGGCCTCGGCTTCGTCACGGGGCTCCTCTGATCACGATCAGTACTCCCAGAGCCGGTCGATCCGCCCCTCGATCTCCGGATGTTGCTTCCGGAGCGTTTCGGCGGCCCGCTCGCCGTCGACGTTGACGACGTGGATTTCGCCCCGCTGGCCGGGGTAGGCGTCCTGAAAGTCGTACACACAGCCGACGATATCGACCGAGTCTGGTACCTCGTCGCTCTCGCGGAGGAACGCCACCTGCCAGTCGACGTTGTACTCGACGAGGCGGTTGATCGTCGCCGGTCGATCCAGATCCGAGGGGAGCGAGTCGAGTCCCGAGTCGAGGTGCGGCGTCAGCAAGTCGAGACAGTGACGGACGCCCGGCGGCGCGTCGATGCCGTCGGTCAGGTCGTCGTACGCCGCCGTGACGGCGCCACAGCCCGTGTGCCCCACGACGAGGGCGACCTCGGTGTCGAGATACGCGAGCGGATAGAGTACGTCACCCGAGACGACTTCGCCCGCCTCGGTCGTCTGGACGACCCGGTTGCCGATGTTCCCACACGTGAAGATGTTCCCCGGTTCGTCGTTGCCCCACATCAGGTCCTGTAACACCCGCGAGTCGGAACAACAGACGGTGACCACGTCCGGGTGCTGACTCTCCTGTACGTCGTCGAAGTGGGAATCGTACGCGCGCGTGTGTGTCTCGTTGCCCCGTAACAACTCGACGACCGTCCGGTGCATGACTGACCTACTACCGCGCCGGTCGCCATAGTGGTTGGTGTTTCCGTAACTATTAATAGTGGGGTACGGCCGTCAGTCCTGGTACGCCTCCGCGAGGGCGTCGAGCGCTTCGTGGTGCTGGGAGCTGTGCGGAGCCGTGAGCGGCGAGACACTGACTCGGCCCTCCACGATTGCCCGACGGTCGGTTCCCTCCGGGTCGGGGAGGTCCCCGTCACGCATCCGCGCCCAGACGTTGTCGGTGAGGCTGATCCGCTCGCCCTGACGCTCGGCGCGCATGTCGTACAGCGTCGAGGGTTCGGTGATCTCCAGCGGTGCGAGGTCGTCGCCCTCGCTCCAGATGGGGGCGTTGACGTTCAGATACTCGGCCTGATCGAACACGCCGGCGCCGAGGGCGTGATCGACGAGGTACGCCGTCGCCTCGGTGGCGTTGCGGTAGTCCTCGGTCCGGTCGGCGGCGTGTTGCCACTCGCCGTCGCCGCCGGGGACGTACAGCGAGACGGCGATGGCGGGCACGTCGAAGAAGGCCGCCTCGACGGCGGCGCTGACCGTGCCCGAGCGCCCGAGGACGTACGCCCCCAGATTCGCCCCGCGGTTACAGCCCGCGATCACCATGTCCACGTCGGGACAGAGCGCCTCCAGGCCGACGACGGTGCAGTCCGCGGGCGTCCCGTGAATCGCGTAGCCGAGCTCGTGGGTCTCGACCTGGACCTCCCGCGACATCGCCCGCCCGACGGCGCTCTTGTCGCCGTTCGGCGCGACCGCAGTTACCTCGGTGAACTCGGAGAGCGCGTCGTAGAGGGCCCGGAAACCGACGGAGTCGATCCCGTCGTCGTTCGTCAGGAGGACGTGTGGCTCGTCCATGCCCAACCCTCGGGAGGCCGACGAGAAAGGCGCACCGCTTCGTACGGACGGTCGTGTCCGGTCGCCGCCGGTAAACAGTTACAACAGTCCGTATTAGCCCACCATATCCACGACCGCCTCGTCGTCGACGACGAGGTTGTACGCCCCTTCGTCGTCGTTCCAGAGCGCGAGGACGTTCTCGAACTGCAGGACGGCGCCGTAGTCGGCGTCGCCGAGCGCGCGGTTCAGCCCCGACTCCCGGGTCAACACCGCGTAGTGCTCCAGTTGCTCGCTCCCGTCGCCCACCTTGTAGAGCGGGTTGCCGCCGTCGGAGAGGTTCCGGCTCAACTTCACCGCCAGCAGGTCGATCCGGTCGGTGACGTGGTCTTCCATGTCGACCATCCGGGCGTGTCGCGACCGGTCACCGCGCACGTCCACCCGACGCATCCCGTCGGTCCGCAGGAGCGCGTAGGAGAACTTCACCGTCTCGTTGCGGAACGTGCCGGGCTCGCCGCCGGCGTCGTCGAGGCGGCGCTGGACGTGCGGGGCCTCGATCCGCGGCCGTTCGTCGAACGACCAGCCGTGATCCGCCGGCTCCAGCCCCGGCCACAGGCGGAGCGTCGGGGCGTACACCGTCGCGCCGCGGTCGCTCACGAGTTCCCGTTCTACCTCCCGGAGTCCCGTGCTGGTTTCGAGGTCCGCAGGTGCGAGTGCGAGGAGCGTCCCGTCTTCCGCGAGGGCGTCGAGCGCCTGTCCAGCCACAGCGGTCGGCTCGTCGAGTTCGCTCAGTACGTTCGCACAGACGACGAGGTCGTACGGGCCGTCGAACGCGAACTCCTCGACGTGCTCGCGGTGGATGGTCGCCCGGAAGTTCCGCCGGGTCTCGTCCAGCAGGTCGTCCAGCACGTCGGCGGCGGCGCTCGGTTCGACCGCGTGGTAGTCGACCACCGCATCGTCGGGGAGGTAGTCGTGGAGACCGAGTGCGGGGCCGCCGACGCCCGCGCCGATATCGAGGACGCGGAGGCGACGGGGCAGACACGCTCGCTCGACCAGGTCGTCGAGGACGTACCCCACCGCCGCGTAGTAGTCGGGGAGGTGGTAGACGGCGTACCCCAGCGCCACTTCGGCGTCGTACTCGACCGGATTCCGGTAGTAGTAGTCCTCCTTCAGCCGGCGGATCACCTCGCGCAGGTGGGCACCCGACTCGTCGCGGTGCCAGTTGACGCCGTAGCGGTCCACCAGCAGGTCTTCGAGCACGTGGGTGTAGCGCTCGGGGAACTCGCGGGGCTCCCACCCGGGCGCCGACACCGGCTCCTCGTCGACCGGGACGAACGACCCATCCTCGCGTTCGTAGAGGCCGAGGTCGTACGCCTCCTCTCGCAGCACTCGCCGGACGACTGCCGGGTGCGGCGTCTCCTCGACGTACTCGGAAATCTCGTCGGGGTCGATGGGGCGCACCTGCCGCAGGTACTTCGCGTTCGAGCGGACGGCCTCGCGGTCGATCATCGCTCCCCCGCTTCGCGATAGAGGTCGTCGAACCCGTCGCCCTCGGCGTCGGCGACGCGTCGGGCGGCGTCGGCGACGCGGTCGGCACCCTCGAACGTCTCCTGAATCTCGCGATACACCCGTGGCGTCCCGTCGGTCACCGTCTCGACGAGGTCGTCGAGCGCGGCCGAGACGGGGGTAGCGAACTCGTCGCGCACGTCAGCGGCCGCGAGCGCGTACGCGAGAATCGCCGTGTGGGCGCCCGCCTGCACCGTCTCCATGGCCGCATCGTGTTCCGCGACGGTCGTCTCGAAGGGGTGGTTGCCCGCGGCTGCCACGTCCGCGCGGATGGCGTCGGTCGCCGGACCGGGTGCGTCGGCCACGACGGCGACGTTGCCGGGGGCGTTCGACGCGGCGAACAGGGGATGCATCGACAGCCGTTCCCGATCCGGGAGCGCCGCCCGCATCGCCTCGACCGGACCCTCCATCACTCCGCTCACGTCACACATCGCTCGTTCGGCGTGCGGGGCGTAGCGCTCGACGGCGTCGGCGACCGCCGAAATCGGCACCGCGAGGCAGACGATGTCGAACGTCTCGGTCGTGTCCGCCGGCACCGCGCGAACGTCGTCGAGGCCGGCGGCGGCCGCCTCCGCCACCGCGGGGTCGACGTCGGTGACTGCGACCGGTCGGTCGGCGGTGCGGGCGATCCACCGCCCCATCTCGCCCGCGCCGACCACCAGCAGATCCATGCGCGTGGCTTTCCCCTCACCGCTCAAAAGGGGTTCGGTGCGGGCTAGTGGTGCGGGAGTCTCCCCGGCCGACGACGGTTAGAGACCCAGCCGGAAGACGCGATTCCCGAGCAAGAGCGCCAGTCCCAGCCCCGTCACGCCGACGAGGAGGCCGTACGCCACCTCCCACCCCGCCACGTCGGAGAGGACGCCGACGACGACGCTGCCCGTCGCGCCCAGCACCATGTACGCGGTGCGGACGAGGCCGAAGGCGGCGCCGCGTTCGTCCGCCTCGAACTTGTCGAAAAAGCGCGACTGGAGGGGCGCACCCCACGTCATCGCGGCACCGACGCAGACGACGGCGGGCAGGAGCGCGAGTTCCGGCCCGGCGACGAGGAGGGTGTAGCCGACGACGCCGAGCGCCATCGTCGCTATCGCGGCGCCGTCGCGACCGATCCGGTCCGACACCCACCCGGTCGTCGGCTGGACGAGGCCGTTGACGACGAAGTAGGCGGAGAACAGGAGACCGGCGCTCGTCTCGGGGAGGCCGCGAAAGGAGACGAGGAAGGTGGGGAGGAAGGAGGCGGTCGCCTGCCAGCAGAAGGCGCCGAGGACGGCGACGGCGGTGGTGAACGTGATCGGAGGTCGAGAGAGGAGCGCGACGAGCGGACGGATCGCCATCCGGTCGCGCATCGACTCGTCCGGGCGTTCCGGCGGCGTCGGCTCGATCCGCCACCCGAACGCGACGAAGACGGGGACGGCGACGGCGGCGCCGACGGCGATGGCCGCCCGCCAGTCGTAGCGCGCCGCCACCGCGGTGGCGACGACGGGGGCGATCAGCCCCGCCAGCGGCCCGCCAGCGACGTGGAGGCCGATGGCGCGCCCGATGTCGTCGAACTCCTTCGTGAGGAGGGTGGTGGCGACGCTGTAGTGGAGACCGGCGCCGGCGCCGAGCGCGACGGTCAGGATCGCGAAGGCGACGAAGTTCGGCGAGAGGGAGAGCAGGAGGCTCGCACAGCCGGTGATCCCCACCGCGGCGAGGATCACCCGTCGCTCGCCGAAGCGGTCACCGAGGATGCCGGAGGGGAACTGCGTGAGGGCGTAGGCGGCCCACATCCCCGAGAGCGCGAGGCCGACGGCGCCGGTGGAGACGCCGAACCCGTCGGTCACGTCGGGGACGACCGGACTGATCACCAGTCGGGCGAGCATCGTCGACGCGAACGCGAGCGTACAGAGCCCGAGGACCGTATGGCGATACTGCCAGTTCACACCGGCCGTGGGCCGACACGGAAAAAGTGCCTTCCGATTTACCGGCTCTGCTGTACGCCGAGGGCCGTGACAGGAACCGCCCGCCGACGCGCTCTAGCTGTCGTCGTCCGACCCGCTCTCGACATCGATGCGGTGTGGTTCGTCCCGATCCGTCTCGTCGTCCCCGCCCAGGAGCGTCGACTGGACGTTCTTGGCGAACGACTCGACCTGATTACGGAGCGTCTTGACCTCGTCCTCGAACTCCTCGACGGAGCGCTCCACGTAGTGAACCCGCTGGAGGGGGATGCGGCGGACGATGTCGTTGCCGGTCTCGTCTTCGTCGAGTTTGACGAGCCAGTGGTCCTGGAAGTAGGCGACCCGCGC
This window encodes:
- a CDS encoding chorismate mutase is translated as MSESDATDEMSLDELREEIEEIDRELVELIARRTYVAGTVAQVKAERDLPTTDESQEARVMERAGQNAETFDVDANLVKAIFRLLIELNKVEQRESR
- a CDS encoding PIN domain-containing protein — translated: MTEYVETDFLLALAKDTDWLQGSAEDAIVEYDIETSPFSYLELLLARERYEFDYVPLVANLLELVPVRNEEEKQVVLKAVNYYDEGMTPFDAFHAATAETRGMDVLSSEKDYEDVEVERVPLEPTDEE
- a CDS encoding AbrB/MazE/SpoVT family DNA-binding domain-containing protein is translated as MSTETDAQGRLYIPKEVREKYGQKYHIVMYEDRIELIPVADDPLAAVREAAGELHDASVEKIREDIEAEAKDEAEEAGSDR
- a CDS encoding type II toxin-antitoxin system PemK/MazF family toxin; the encoded protein is MSEGVEIRRGDVVIVRLDPAEGHEMKKTRPAVVVQNDVGNRNSSTTIVAPTTGTHRGYPFEVLVEADDSPFEKDSSIRLDQIRVVSVEKRIHSVAGSLGGETMNEVDDALKLSLGLD
- a CDS encoding CopG family ribbon-helix-helix protein, with the protein product MRTSFNIPDDLVDEFDRVWHEQGLENRSRAVREAMQEYIESHSRLEATSGEVVALVAFDYRHHEVIAELHSVQHAYQDVILNTSHTHQGEWCLESLFCRGAAARIRELTYQLRDFDGVRRVKVMVIRDSVESTDEE
- a CDS encoding carbonic anhydrase; this translates as MHRTVVELLRGNETHTRAYDSHFDDVQESQHPDVVTVCCSDSRVLQDLMWGNDEPGNIFTCGNIGNRVVQTTEAGEVVSGDVLYPLAYLDTEVALVVGHTGCGAVTAAYDDLTDGIDAPPGVRHCLDLLTPHLDSGLDSLPSDLDRPATINRLVEYNVDWQVAFLRESDEVPDSVDIVGCVYDFQDAYPGQRGEIHVVNVDGERAAETLRKQHPEIEGRIDRLWEY
- the surE gene encoding 5'/3'-nucleotidase SurE; translation: MDEPHVLLTNDDGIDSVGFRALYDALSEFTEVTAVAPNGDKSAVGRAMSREVQVETHELGYAIHGTPADCTVVGLEALCPDVDMVIAGCNRGANLGAYVLGRSGTVSAAVEAAFFDVPAIAVSLYVPGGDGEWQHAADRTEDYRNATEATAYLVDHALGAGVFDQAEYLNVNAPIWSEGDDLAPLEITEPSTLYDMRAERQGERISLTDNVWARMRDGDLPDPEGTDRRAIVEGRVSVSPLTAPHSSQHHEALDALAEAYQD
- a CDS encoding small ribosomal subunit Rsm22 family protein, which translates into the protein MIDREAVRSNAKYLRQVRPIDPDEISEYVEETPHPAVVRRVLREEAYDLGLYEREDGSFVPVDEEPVSAPGWEPREFPERYTHVLEDLLVDRYGVNWHRDESGAHLREVIRRLKEDYYYRNPVEYDAEVALGYAVYHLPDYYAAVGYVLDDLVERACLPRRLRVLDIGAGVGGPALGLHDYLPDDAVVDYHAVEPSAAADVLDDLLDETRRNFRATIHREHVEEFAFDGPYDLVVCANVLSELDEPTAVAGQALDALAEDGTLLALAPADLETSTGLREVERELVSDRGATVYAPTLRLWPGLEPADHGWSFDERPRIEAPHVQRRLDDAGGEPGTFRNETVKFSYALLRTDGMRRVDVRGDRSRHARMVDMEDHVTDRIDLLAVKLSRNLSDGGNPLYKVGDGSEQLEHYAVLTRESGLNRALGDADYGAVLQFENVLALWNDDEGAYNLVVDDEAVVDMVG
- a CDS encoding prephenate dehydrogenase/arogenate dehydrogenase family protein, whose protein sequence is MDLLVVGAGEMGRWIARTADRPVAVTDVDPAVAEAAAAGLDDVRAVPADTTETFDIVCLAVPISAVADAVERYAPHAERAMCDVSGVMEGPVEAMRAALPDRERLSMHPLFAASNAPGNVAVVADAPGPATDAIRADVAAAGNHPFETTVAEHDAAMETVQAGAHTAILAYALAAADVRDEFATPVSAALDDLVETVTDGTPRVYREIQETFEGADRVADAARRVADAEGDGFDDLYREAGER
- a CDS encoding MFS transporter, yielding MNWQYRHTVLGLCTLAFASTMLARLVISPVVPDVTDGFGVSTGAVGLALSGMWAAYALTQFPSGILGDRFGERRVILAAVGITGCASLLLSLSPNFVAFAILTVALGAGAGLHYSVATTLLTKEFDDIGRAIGLHVAGGPLAGLIAPVVATAVAARYDWRAAIAVGAAVAVPVFVAFGWRIEPTPPERPDESMRDRMAIRPLVALLSRPPITFTTAVAVLGAFCWQATASFLPTFLVSFRGLPETSAGLLFSAYFVVNGLVQPTTGWVSDRIGRDGAAIATMALGVVGYTLLVAGPELALLPAVVCVGAAMTWGAPLQSRFFDKFEADERGAAFGLVRTAYMVLGATGSVVVGVLSDVAGWEVAYGLLVGVTGLGLALLLGNRVFRLGL